The sequence below is a genomic window from Coriobacteriia bacterium.
CAGAACGGCATCCCGACGCCCCCCTGGGTGGCCTTCACGACCGCCGCGTTCAAGGAGATGGGAGCGGCCACGGCGCTGGATCTCGTGCCCGAGGCGGTCGGGGGTCTTCCGGTGGTGGTCAAGCCGGCGGAGCAGGGCTCGGCCCTCGGTCTGACCAGGGTCGCTGCGCCCGAGGACCTTCCCCAGGCGCTGCTGTCCGCGTTGTCCTACGGCGACAAGGCGCTGGTGGAGAAGTGGGTCGAAGGCGCGGAGCTCGCCGTGTCGGTCGTCGGCGGGACAGAGGATCGCCGCGTGCTGCCGCCGGTGGAGATAGAGGCGCACTCCGGCCTCTTCGACTTCACGGCGATGTACACGCCCGGCGAGACCGACTACTTCGTGCCGGCACGGCTGCCGGAGCCCGTGCTCGCCACCGTCGAGGAGCTGGCGCTGTCGGTGCAGCGCCTGCTCGGCTGCCGCGACGTGTGCCGCGTGGACATGGTGGTCGACCGCGAGGGGCGGCCCTGGGTGCTGGAGTGCAACACCTCTCCGGGCATGACGGAGACGTCGCTGCTCCCCATGGCCGCCGAGGCCGCCGGCATCGGTTTCGGGGAGCTCGTGGAGCTCATGGTCCGGGCCGCGGCCGATAGGATAAAGTAGGGTACAAACCGCTGTACCAGCCGGTACTGGATCAAGGATCGTCCGACCGCGATGCGGAGGTGTTCGCGTATGTACGACGACTACGGCAGGCGCGGAGGGAGCGTCTTCGGCGCCTTCCTCCTCGGCGGACTCGTCGGGGCCGTTCTCGGGCTGCTCTTCTCGCCGCGCTCCGGCAAGGAGAACCGGGAGCTCGTCGCGGCCAGGGCGCAGGAGTACTGGGACCAGGGCCGGGAGATGTACGACACCGGACGCGAGCGGGCCGGCGACATCTACGAGAGCGGGCGCGAGACCGCGGCGGTCAAGACCGAGGAGCTCAAGACCCGAATCGACGAGGCACGCGACCGCCTGAAGGAGCAGGTCGCCACGGCCAGCCGGTCGGCGAAGTCGGCGGTGTCGCGCGCCGGCTCCAAGACCGAGGAGGCCGTCGAGGCGGGCGCGGAGAGCGCGCAAGAGAAGCTGGACATCGTCCAGGAGAAGGCCGAGGAGGGCGGCAAGCCCTCGTAAGCGCGCCGAGGAGAAGGTAGCATCGGGGGGCCGGGCGCAGCCGCGCTCGGCCCCTTCGTGTGGAGGCGGCGGATGCCCCGGTTGTCGGAGATGGAAGGCGCGCCCGTGCGTGACGTGCGCGGCCGGAGGGCCGGGCGGGTCGCGCACGTGCTGTTCCACGCCTACGAGCCGCGTCCCGTGGGGATCGAGCTCGAGCGTCCGCGGCTGCTGTACGTGGTGCCCCGGCCGCCGGCGTACGTGCCTGTGACCGCGCTGGCGGTGGAGGGCGGCGAGTTTCGGCTCACCCGCGCGGTCCCGTCGCGCGCCGCCGGCGAGCGCGAGATCGGCCACACCTGGGACGACAGCGTCATCTGGCGCGGGATGCCGGCACGGTCGTCCTCGGGCGGCCGCCTCGGCGTGGTCCGCGACGCGCGGCTGTCCGTCAAGACTGCGAGACTCGTCGAGGTCGAGCTCACCGAAGGGACCGTGGCCGACGCGGCCGTGGGGCGGCGGACCGTCGCGGCGGAGAACGTGGAGGGCTTCGACGGCTCCGCCGTGGTCGTCACGCAGACGGCGACGGAGGAGGGTGTCCCCGGCGGCCTCGCCGCCAGGGCGGGGACCGGCGCCGCGTACGCCAAGGTCGGCGCGGAGCAGCTCGCGTCCAAGGCGGCGGTCTCCGCGGCGGCGGCGGCGCGGCTGGTGCGCCGCTCCGAGGCCGGGCGCAGAGCCGGGCGGTTCCTCGGCGCGCTGAAGAAGTCGGTGCTTGACGCGATGCGCGACGACGAAGAAGAGTAGTAGGCACGGACCGGGACGCGGAAGACCGGAGGACCCTTGGCACGCCGCTTCTCTCCACTGACGCCGGAGCGCGTCGGCGAGCTGCCCTCGAACTGCCCGGGGTGCGTGTTCTGGGAGTCCCCGGAACGTCTGGAGCCACGGTGCGGGGTGCGCTGCGACGCCGAGCTGCTCTCCGGCTGGATGGACTACGTGGGGGCGCAGTGGGGGGAGTGCGGGCGCATCGCGACCGAGGACGGGCACGTGCTCGGCTTCGTGAAGTACGCTCCGGCGGTGTTCTTCCCGCAGGCGCGCAACTTCGCGGTGGGACCGCCCTCCGAGGGGGCGATCCTCATCGCCTGCCTGCACATCTCGAGGGAGGCCCGGCAGCGGGGGCTGGGCAAGGTGCTGCTGCAGGCCGCGTTGCGCGACCTCGTGTCGCGCAACGAGCGCACCGTCGAGGCCTACGCCGCCGCCGCACGGCCGGAGGACTTCGCGGCGTCGCCGGTCGTCGGACAGGAGTTCCTGGAACGCCAGGGCTTCTCCGTGCTGCGGCCGCATCCGGTCAACCCCCTGATGCGGCTGGACCTGCGCTCGCTGGCGGCCTGGACCGAGAACCTCGAGGCGGTGCTCGAATCGCTGCGCATCCCCGTCCGGCCCGCGCGCCGGGTGCCGACCCCGTACATCGAGGGCCGCCGGTGACGGCGGACGGCGCACCGGGAGGCTCCCTGGAGCGCGTGCGGGCCGTCCTGCGGGAGCACGGGCTGGAGGAGGGGCTGGTCACGTTCCCCACCTCCACGGCCACCGCGGCTCTGGCCGCCGAGGCGGTGGGATGCGAGCTGGGGCAGATCGTCAAGTCGCTCGTCTTCGAAGTGGACGGCCGGCCGGTGCTGGCGCTGGTGGCCGGGGACCGGCGCGGCGACGCCGAGGCGATCGCGCGCGAAAGCGGCGGGTCGGGGGCCACGATGGCCGACGCGGGGATGGTGCGCGAAGCGACGGGGTACGCGATCGGGGGCGTGTCGCCCTTCGGCCTCCCGGCCGGCCTGCCGGTCCTCGTGGACGCCTCGCTGCTGCGCTTCGAGGTGGTCTACCCGGCCGCCGGAACGCCCTCCTCGGCCGCGCGCGTGCCGCTGCCGAAGCTGCTGGCCCTCGTCGGCGGCCGCCTCGCGCCGATCTCGTCCTCACCGGTATGAGCCGGTACGAGGTCCAGCGCCCACGCAGGGCGCGCGTCGCGCTGCCGGAGGCGGCCGCGGCGGCGCTGGTGGCCCTCGCCGCGCTCGCACTTGTCTGGCAGGCCTTCATGCGCGTCGGCGTCACCGTGGACGGGGCGCGCAGGACGGTCACGGTCGGGATGGCCGTCGCCGATCTCCTCGCCTCCGGGCTCTCCGAGGCGCGGCCCGGTGACCTCGTCGCGCTCGACGGCACGGTCCTGCTGCCCGGCGGCGGCGGCCGGCCGCTCGCGGAGGTCGACGGCGCGCCCGCCCCGCCCGGGCACAGGCTCAGGGGCGGCGAACGCGTGCGTCTCATCGACGGGGCCGACGTCACGGAGCGCGTCATCAGCGCGGAGCGGCCCATCCCGATACCGGTGAGCGTGACCGGTACCGGACCGCTCGTGCGTCTCGCGTCCACGGGGGCGGTCGGTGTCGAGGCGGTCCGGCTCGGCGAGCTGTCCGGCCAGGTCGTCGCCTCGGAGACCCTACAGCCCGCCGTGCCGATGACCGTGGTGCGCGTCACACCTCCGCCCACGGGAGGGAAGCTCGTCGCGCTCACCTTCGACGACGGCCCGTGGCCGGAGAGCACGGAGCGGATCCTCGACATCCTCGCCAAGGAGAAGGTGCCTGCCACGTTCTTCGTCGTGGGGAAGCGGGTCGCCAAGCAGCCGGGGCTCGTGCGCAGGATGGTGCGTGAGGGGCACCTCGTGGCCAACCACACGGAGGACCACCGCGTGCTCACGCTCGCCGACCGCAACACGGTGAGACGGCAGATACGGCAGGGGGCGAACAGCATCAAGGCCGTCACGGGGAAGTGGCCTCGGTGGTTCCGGCCTCCGGGTGGGTACCTCGACCCCGTCGTGCTCGACGAGGCGCGCAAGGCGAACGAGCGCCTCGTGCTGTGGTCGGTCGACCCGCAGGACTGGCGCCGTCCTCGATGGAAGAAGCTGGCGGCGCAGGTGATCGAGGAGACGGAGCCGGGCGGCGTCGTCCTCCTGCACGACGGCGGGGGAGACCGCACGGCCACCGTCAAGGCACTGCTGCGCATCGTCCCGCGGCTGAAGCGCAAGGGCTACCGGTTCGTGACGCTCGACGGGCTCGAAGCGGCCGAGCGGCGCGCGGCGGCGGGAGAGGGGTAGGCGCGCCGGCTACCGCACGATCGCGCTGGGAGTGATCACGGCGTCGAGCGGGACGTCGTGGGCCTCGTGGGGGACCGTGTCGAAGAGCTGCACCTCGTAGGCCAGGCCGACCTTGAAAGCATCCGGGACCGTGGGCAGGAAGCGGTCGTAGTAGCCGGCGCCGAAGCCCAGGCGGTAGCCGTCGCGGCCGAACGCGATGCCGGGCACGAGCACCACGTCGATCCCGGAGGGCTCCGCGCACGCGCACGTGCCGGCGGGCTCTCTGATACCCAATGCGCCCACCTGCAGCTCCTCGGCCGAGGAGACCCAGTGCAGCGCGAGACACCCCTCGCCGGCGATGCGCGGGTAGGCGATGCGGACCCCGCGCTCGCGCAGAGCGTCGACAGCCGGCCGGGGATCGGCCTCCTCCTCGCTGGCGCCGTAGGCCAGGACGGCGCCGGCCGCGGCGACCTCGGGAAGCCCGAGCAGCCTCTCGGCGATGGCGAGGGCCTGCTCCCCGCGCCGCCGGGCGGGCAGCATCGCGCGCAGCGCGCGGGCGTGCGCGCGCAGTTCCGCTTTTCTCATGGACACGGAGTCACCCATGGCCTCAAGTTCCCCTCTGCGACACCTGCATAAGGAGAGAGAGCGGGGACGAGCTCTTCGATCAGCCGCTGATCGTTCCGCGGGTTCGATAGGTTGCCCTGGACTCGCCAGCCCTCCACTCGCCGGGTTCGTCGTCTCTTAGCTCGCCTACGTCCACAGCACGCTGCGGCGGCAATTCCGGTGACGGCGGCTCCTCTCCGGGCTTGGCAATCCGATTGATGTCAGCCGCGACACGGTGGAGAACATCGTCAATGGCAGAAACGCGGTCCTCCTGGCGCACGGCCATTGACTCGTAGCGGCCGTCGCTCTCTGCCCAAGCGACCACGCCTGCACCTTCGAGGTAGGTCCGCACGAGAGCTTGGCTCTCCTTCAGCATCCTCTCCAAGTCTTCGCTTCAGCCTTGCTGCCCAAATGAAGTAGCAGCGGGGGAACTCGCTCTCTCGCCAGACGTCCCAGTGGTCGATCGTGGTGAACTGCTGCCTCCTGAAGAGCTTGAGATCCGTTGCCGCAAACTTCAGCTCCTTGCGTCGATTGCTCCAGTCGTTCAACGGGCCTCGAGATGGGTTTCCTGTGACCTTCGTCTCGAGGCATACCAGCGGATCGACCTGCCGGACTGGCCACGCGACATCTATCTGATGCAGCTGCGAGAAACCTTGAACCCTGGCGCGAGGCGCCAGGCGATGGCTCGTCCAGTTCTCGAGTAGCAATGCGATTGCCGTGGCGAACCACTGCCCCTTGCCCTTGTTGACAGCCTCGAGACGCTTCCGGTCGGTGTGCTCCGGGTTGCCCATGCCGCGCGGAGGAACCCCGGCGACGATGTACCTGTCAAGCGACCACATCAAGTCAAGCCAGTCGGGTAGTATCGAATTGAACGACTTCAGACTCTCGTTCTGAATCCGCGCCTGGAGGACATCCCATCTATCGCCCGGGTGTCCTACCAGTCGCTCGATTCTGCGCGATTCACTTACTGCCCCCACTCGTTCCCCGCTCACTTCTTCAGCCGTCGTCGTCTGAGGTGGGTGACCGCACTCTGGATCAGTTCACACTGCTCGACCCCTGATCCCAGAGTATCCCTTAAGAGCACCTCATCCACTCGCTTCACCACGGGGGCCCACCTGCCGTCTCGCAGTGACGTATCGAGCCTGTCCCTCTCCTTGCGCAGGGTGAGCCAGGCGGCCGCCAGGTGCTCGGGGGTCGGGACGGGCAGCCGAGCTGCTTCCCTGGGCTCCATCTTCAGAACCCCACCCCCGTAGTAGCGCCCGTTGATCTCGGCGCCAAGCATAGACACAGAGTTCAGCATCAGCAGGGGCAAGGCCTCTTTCGCAATCGCCCGGTTCCCGGAGCCGTTCAGCCTCACCCCGTGCATGGAGTTCAAGTACGTGACCCCGGCTGAGTTCTTGATCAGGCGAGGATAGTGGTGGCTCATGTAGGTGAAGAAGAGGTCGGGTGCGGGAACGGCCGACGGCTTCCACCACCGAGTCCTTACGCGGCACTTGTAGGCCTTGTCCACCTGCGCTAGTGCCCCAAGCCGAATGTACTTCTGCAGGCCGCCTGAGTGGCTGTCGGACCCGGGCTGAAGCATCCACACGCGTGCGTCCGATTCCCGGAGCAGATTCCAGTCACGCCTTGTGAAACGCAGTCCCTTCAGGTGGCGCGTTCCTGGCGGCGATATCCGCAGAAGATCCGACTCATCCACACCGAACCGGAGCCGCGTGCTTTCCGAGAGCGTGAAGAATGCGTTGGCCCCCGTGACCGTACCCAGCTCCGGCCTACCGTAGTGGGAGAGCGACACGAAGTGAGAAGCGACTGCCTCCCGATAGCAGCGCCGCTGTTCCGAGGACAAGAGCAAGTCCAGCCACTTGCCCGCCTCAGGAGACCGAGGGACGGACATACGTTCCAAGTTGAAGCGCCCCAGTTCGTCGGCATCGCGGACGTAGGCGAGCCGGAAATCGGTGCATGTGCCCCGGCCGCGTGCGAGCAACAGTACGACACGCTCAACGGCATCGGAGAAGTGAAAGCCTTCCAGGCAGACGATCGTGACTTCCTGAAACCTGGTCTTCAGCCACTGTCGCACTGGTTGGGCGTAGTTGACGGATATGAGTTCACTGGGAAGCACCATGGCGAGTCGCCCGGCATCCGACAGCAGCGAGGCGGAATGGACGAGAACGGGCGCCCATGACGAGGAGAGTCCGGACAGTCTGACACCCTGCCGCAAGCACTGCTCGAGGCCTTTGCTTCGCGCGCTGCCGTTGAAGAGTTGATATCGCACGAACGGGGGATTGCCGACCACGGCGTCTATCGCATCGACGCCCAGGTCGGCAGGCGATGAGACATCGAAGATGTCGAGATGGAGCAGCCGGGCCTGAGTCCCCTCCGCCCGAAGCATCCTAGCCGCATCCTCGAGCGACTGGCTCTCGATATCCACACCATGAAGTTGCTCGTCGTGTGGGGCGCCGCCGCCGAGGAGGCGGAGTCGTCGGGAAGCGGATCTGAGAAAGGCACCGTCGCCACATGTAGGGTCCAGGATTCTGGCGCCGACCCGCCCGGCTAGTGCCCAGCGCGTAAGGAAGTCGGCGATGTAGTCAGGAGTGAAGAAGGCGCCACGAGCGTGTCGATCGGCTCGTTCGCATCGCCCTGTGCCTGCCCGCTGCTCAAGCAAGAGATCCCCCTTCGGCTGCTTCAATCGTAGCGCGCCGTCTGACATTCGTACATACGTTCGTCTCTCGGCCGCTACCCCACTCCCAGTGCCGTCATGCCGAGCAGGACCGCCGTCAACGAGACGACCACGACGATCGTCGCCCAGGACAGCACGTTGTAGACCGGGCCGTTCACGTGCCGCCCCATGATCCTGCGGTCGTTCACGATGCGGATCATGAAGAAGAGCAGGAACGGCAGGAGGATGCCGTTGACCACCTGGGACAGGATCAGGACCGTGATGAGGTGAAGCCCGGGGATGAGGATGAACGCGGCGCCGAAGAGGATCAGCAGCGTGTACAGCCAGTTGAAGACCGGGGCCTCCGACCACGCGCGGTCCAGCCCGGCCTCCAGCCCGAAGGCCTCGCACACGGCGTAGGCGGCCGTGAGCGGGAGCACCGCGGCGGAGAGCACCGCGGCGGAGAGGAACCCCAAGGAGAACAGGAGGGTCGCGTACTGCCCCGCGAGCGGCGTGAGGGCTCGGGCGGCCTGCCCGGCGTCGGTGACCGTGATGCCGGCGGGGTGCAGGACGGTGGCCGTCGTGACGATGATGAAGGCTGCGACGATGTTGGCCGAGATCGCGCCCACGATCACGTCGAGCCGCGCGATGCGCCATTCCTTGATGGAGATGCCCTTGTCGACGATGTTGCTCTGCAGCAGGAACTGCATCCAGGGGGCGATCGTCGTGCCCGTCATCCCGATGGCGATCGTGACGAACTCCGTGGACGGGACGACCCTCGGCACGGTGAGGCCGCGGAGCACCTGCCCCCAATCGGGACCGGCGAGGAACGCCGCGACCACGTACGCCACGAACACGGTCGACATCGCCAGGAGCACCTTCTCGACGCTGCGGTAGGAGCCTCGGACGACGAGCAGCCACACCACGGCCGCGGCCACCGGAACCGCCACGTACTTGCTGACGCCGAAGAGCTGCATGGCGGCCGCGATGCCGGCGAACTCCGCGACGGAGGTGGCCGCCGTGGAGGACAGCAGGCACGCCATGGCGAAGAACGACGGCCTCATGCCGAACTTCTCCCGGATGAGGCCGGCGAACCCCTTGCCGGTCACCGCGCCCATGCGGCCCGCCATCTCCTGGACGAACACGAAGGACGGCGTCATGGCCAGCAGCGCCCACAGCAGCATGTAGCCGTATCGGGCCCCGGCCACGGAGTACGTCGAGATGCCGCCCGGGTCGTTGCCCGCCGACGCGGCGACGATCCCCGGCCCGAGCACGCCGAGGAAGAGGAGGAGCCGGCCGCGCTGACGGGGGGTACGCGCCATCGCCCGACGCGCCTAGAACCGCACCAGCTGGCGCAGCACCGTGACCAGCAGCAGGTAGACGGCCAGTCCCGCTGCGGCGATGCCCGTCGAGACCAGCGTCGAGGGCGCGCGCCAGCCCCCGCCGCCGGGCTTGAGCGCGAGGTAGGGCACCGCTCCGGCGACGGCCGCCACGAAC
It includes:
- a CDS encoding polysaccharide deacetylase family protein, which gives rise to MSRYEVQRPRRARVALPEAAAAALVALAALALVWQAFMRVGVTVDGARRTVTVGMAVADLLASGLSEARPGDLVALDGTVLLPGGGGRPLAEVDGAPAPPGHRLRGGERVRLIDGADVTERVISAERPIPIPVSVTGTGPLVRLASTGAVGVEAVRLGELSGQVVASETLQPAVPMTVVRVTPPPTGGKLVALTFDDGPWPESTERILDILAKEKVPATFFVVGKRVAKQPGLVRRMVREGHLVANHTEDHRVLTLADRNTVRRQIRQGANSIKAVTGKWPRWFRPPGGYLDPVVLDEARKANERLVLWSVDPQDWRRPRWKKLAAQVIEETEPGGVVLLHDGGGDRTATVKALLRIVPRLKRKGYRFVTLDGLEAAERRAAAGEG
- a CDS encoding SAM-dependent DNA methyltransferase, with the translated sequence MLEQRAGTGRCERADRHARGAFFTPDYIADFLTRWALAGRVGARILDPTCGDGAFLRSASRRLRLLGGGAPHDEQLHGVDIESQSLEDAARMLRAEGTQARLLHLDIFDVSSPADLGVDAIDAVVGNPPFVRYQLFNGSARSKGLEQCLRQGVRLSGLSSSWAPVLVHSASLLSDAGRLAMVLPSELISVNYAQPVRQWLKTRFQEVTIVCLEGFHFSDAVERVVLLLARGRGTCTDFRLAYVRDADELGRFNLERMSVPRSPEAGKWLDLLLSSEQRRCYREAVASHFVSLSHYGRPELGTVTGANAFFTLSESTRLRFGVDESDLLRISPPGTRHLKGLRFTRRDWNLLRESDARVWMLQPGSDSHSGGLQKYIRLGALAQVDKAYKCRVRTRWWKPSAVPAPDLFFTYMSHHYPRLIKNSAGVTYLNSMHGVRLNGSGNRAIAKEALPLLMLNSVSMLGAEINGRYYGGGVLKMEPREAARLPVPTPEHLAAAWLTLRKERDRLDTSLRDGRWAPVVKRVDEVLLRDTLGSGVEQCELIQSAVTHLRRRRLKK
- a CDS encoding YtxH domain-containing protein is translated as MYDDYGRRGGSVFGAFLLGGLVGAVLGLLFSPRSGKENRELVAARAQEYWDQGREMYDTGRERAGDIYESGRETAAVKTEELKTRIDEARDRLKEQVATASRSAKSAVSRAGSKTEEAVEAGAESAQEKLDIVQEKAEEGGKPS
- a CDS encoding Nramp family divalent metal transporter is translated as MARTPRQRGRLLLFLGVLGPGIVAASAGNDPGGISTYSVAGARYGYMLLWALLAMTPSFVFVQEMAGRMGAVTGKGFAGLIREKFGMRPSFFAMACLLSSTAATSVAEFAGIAAAMQLFGVSKYVAVPVAAAVVWLLVVRGSYRSVEKVLLAMSTVFVAYVVAAFLAGPDWGQVLRGLTVPRVVPSTEFVTIAIGMTGTTIAPWMQFLLQSNIVDKGISIKEWRIARLDVIVGAISANIVAAFIIVTTATVLHPAGITVTDAGQAARALTPLAGQYATLLFSLGFLSAAVLSAAVLPLTAAYAVCEAFGLEAGLDRAWSEAPVFNWLYTLLILFGAAFILIPGLHLITVLILSQVVNGILLPFLLFFMIRIVNDRRIMGRHVNGPVYNVLSWATIVVVVSLTAVLLGMTALGVG
- a CDS encoding YbaK/EbsC family protein, producing the protein MERVRAVLREHGLEEGLVTFPTSTATAALAAEAVGCELGQIVKSLVFEVDGRPVLALVAGDRRGDAEAIARESGGSGATMADAGMVREATGYAIGGVSPFGLPAGLPVLVDASLLRFEVVYPAAGTPSSAARVPLPKLLALVGGRLAPISSSPV
- a CDS encoding GNAT family N-acetyltransferase yields the protein MARRFSPLTPERVGELPSNCPGCVFWESPERLEPRCGVRCDAELLSGWMDYVGAQWGECGRIATEDGHVLGFVKYAPAVFFPQARNFAVGPPSEGAILIACLHISREARQRGLGKVLLQAALRDLVSRNERTVEAYAAAARPEDFAASPVVGQEFLERQGFSVLRPHPVNPLMRLDLRSLAAWTENLEAVLESLRIPVRPARRVPTPYIEGRR
- a CDS encoding 5-formyltetrahydrofolate cyclo-ligase — translated: MRKAELRAHARALRAMLPARRRGEQALAIAERLLGLPEVAAAGAVLAYGASEEEADPRPAVDALRERGVRIAYPRIAGEGCLALHWVSSAEELQVGALGIREPAGTCACAEPSGIDVVLVPGIAFGRDGYRLGFGAGYYDRFLPTVPDAFKVGLAYEVQLFDTVPHEAHDVPLDAVITPSAIVR
- a CDS encoding D-alanine--D-alanine ligase, with translation MKEKIAVLMGGRSLEREVSLASGRRVVAALTEMGHKTLALDVTADLVDTLRSERPDVVYIALHGKYGEDGTIQEILEFLDIPYTGPGVTASALAWDKTLSKRLFAQNGIPTPPWVAFTTAAFKEMGAATALDLVPEAVGGLPVVVKPAEQGSALGLTRVAAPEDLPQALLSALSYGDKALVEKWVEGAELAVSVVGGTEDRRVLPPVEIEAHSGLFDFTAMYTPGETDYFVPARLPEPVLATVEELALSVQRLLGCRDVCRVDMVVDREGRPWVLECNTSPGMTETSLLPMAAEAAGIGFGELVELMVRAAADRIK